One part of the candidate division KSB1 bacterium genome encodes these proteins:
- the pbpC gene encoding penicillin-binding protein 1C, protein MARTAKRLAALVGMLSTGVLALLLVPLPRELANRTSGEVLRLTDRHGRLLQERVLGEGRGQWVELNEVSPYAIEATVAVEDHRFYRHWGIDPVALVRAAVQAARAGRIVSGASTLTQQLARLLYHLPRRWWAKPLEMILAVRLELALRKEEILTQYLNRVPYGNNAVGIEAAARLYFGKPAHHLTLAEAALLSGLPQAPARYDPYRYPERARRRQGQVLGAMLRHGMIDSVTYAQACNAELSLSPPERSFFAPHFCDWLVSNCRGLGLPDKGVVQTTLDLTVQQQVELLLRSHVQLLASRNVTNAGALVLDNKDGSVLAMVGSADYFDEAHHGQVNACLALRQPGSTIKPFTYGLALEQGWTAAHILADIETHAAGPGGDFRVHNYDRLFHGPVRLRVALACSYNVPAVRLLEELGPELLLAKLRRAGFASLSKPASHYGLGLTLGNGEVTLLELTLAYSALANGGAFHRVNVLQADTAETETRQLFSPQVAYLLTSILADREARMPAFGEGNALELPFPCAAKTGTSKDYRDNWAVGYTTRYTVGVWVGNFSGEAMQKVSGISGAGLLFRDIMLLLHRQAWPEPFAVPFGVVEREICARSGELPGPYCPGTVREFFVAGTEPTRTCSVHRPFPEPTRAETKGAVVVYEVWPPQYEQWLVSAGVPRPPSLPPAQQQGAQSNPELPVITFPDEGDIYRLDPVLRPEFQTLELQAVVPPGVTRLSWWVDDSLVCTVGYPFCARWPLAPGAHRVQAKAEAGGLVLVSKPVHITVL, encoded by the coding sequence ATGGCCCGAACTGCAAAACGCCTGGCGGCGTTGGTCGGCATGCTGAGTACGGGGGTCTTGGCGCTGCTCCTGGTGCCGTTGCCGCGTGAGCTTGCGAATCGCACCAGCGGCGAGGTGCTGCGGCTCACGGATCGCCACGGCCGCTTGCTCCAGGAGAGGGTGCTGGGTGAAGGTCGCGGGCAGTGGGTGGAGCTCAATGAGGTGTCGCCGTACGCGATCGAGGCGACTGTGGCCGTGGAGGATCACCGTTTCTACCGCCACTGGGGAATTGACCCGGTGGCCCTGGTGCGGGCGGCGGTGCAGGCGGCGCGTGCCGGCCGGATTGTCTCCGGCGCCTCCACCCTCACGCAGCAGCTGGCGCGGCTCCTCTATCACTTGCCCCGCAGATGGTGGGCAAAACCACTGGAAATGATCCTGGCGGTGAGATTAGAACTTGCCCTGCGCAAGGAGGAGATCCTCACCCAATACCTGAACCGTGTTCCGTATGGCAACAACGCCGTAGGCATCGAGGCTGCGGCACGCCTTTACTTCGGCAAGCCGGCTCATCATCTCACTCTTGCTGAGGCCGCACTGCTCTCGGGGCTGCCGCAGGCACCGGCGCGCTACGACCCCTACCGTTATCCAGAGCGGGCAAGGAGACGCCAAGGCCAGGTCCTGGGGGCCATGCTGCGCCACGGGATGATCGACAGCGTCACCTACGCCCAGGCATGTAACGCGGAGCTCTCTCTCAGTCCTCCGGAACGTTCCTTCTTTGCTCCCCACTTCTGCGACTGGCTTGTGAGCAACTGCCGGGGCCTCGGTCTGCCGGACAAAGGAGTCGTCCAAACCACCCTCGACCTCACCGTGCAACAGCAGGTCGAGCTCCTGCTCAGGAGTCATGTGCAACTACTGGCGAGCCGGAACGTGACCAATGCCGGTGCGTTGGTCTTGGACAACAAGGATGGCTCCGTGCTGGCCATGGTAGGTTCGGCGGATTACTTTGACGAGGCCCACCACGGGCAGGTGAATGCCTGCCTGGCGCTGCGCCAACCCGGCTCGACAATCAAGCCATTCACCTACGGCCTTGCCCTGGAGCAAGGGTGGACTGCCGCCCACATCCTTGCGGATATCGAGACGCACGCCGCGGGCCCGGGCGGCGACTTTCGCGTGCACAACTATGACCGACTCTTTCACGGGCCGGTCCGACTGCGTGTCGCCCTCGCCTGCTCCTACAATGTCCCTGCGGTCCGCCTCCTGGAGGAGCTGGGGCCCGAGCTCTTGCTGGCGAAGTTGCGCCGGGCAGGTTTTGCAAGCCTCAGCAAGCCGGCCAGCCACTATGGCCTGGGTCTGACGCTGGGCAACGGCGAAGTCACACTTCTGGAGTTGACCTTGGCTTACTCCGCCCTCGCCAATGGCGGAGCGTTCCACCGGGTGAACGTGCTGCAGGCCGATACGGCGGAGACCGAAACCCGGCAGCTGTTCTCCCCCCAAGTTGCTTATCTCCTCACCAGTATCCTCGCGGACCGCGAGGCAAGGATGCCGGCATTCGGTGAGGGCAACGCCCTGGAGCTCCCATTTCCGTGCGCCGCCAAAACCGGAACCTCTAAGGATTACAGAGACAACTGGGCTGTGGGCTACACGACTCGCTACACCGTAGGGGTGTGGGTCGGCAATTTTAGCGGCGAAGCCATGCAAAAAGTATCCGGCATAAGTGGGGCAGGCCTGCTCTTTCGGGACATCATGTTGCTGTTGCATCGCCAGGCCTGGCCAGAACCCTTCGCGGTTCCATTTGGCGTGGTGGAGAGAGAAATCTGCGCCCGCTCCGGAGAATTGCCAGGCCCATATTGTCCGGGTACGGTGCGGGAGTTTTTTGTTGCGGGCACCGAACCAACACGCACCTGCTCTGTCCATCGCCCCTTTCCCGAGCCAACGCGGGCTGAAACCAAAGGCGCGGTGGTAGTCTATGAAGTCTGGCCTCCGCAGTACGAGCAGTGGCTGGTGAGCGCCGGCGTACCTCGACCGCCGAGCCTACCGCCTGCCCAACAGCAGGGGGCCCAGTCTAATCCCGAACTGCCGGTCATCACCTTTCCGGATGAGGGAGACATCTACAGGCTTGATCCGGTCCTGCGTCCCGAGTTTCAGACGCTGGAGTTGCAGGCGGTCGTCCCCCCCGGTGTGACACGCCTCTCGTGGTGGGTGGACGATTCCCTGGTGTGCACGGTGGGTTACCCATTCTGCGCCCGCTGGCCCCTTGCCCCAGGCGCTCATCGGGTACAAGCGAAGGCGGAGGCGGGTGGACTGGTGTTGGTGAGCAAACCGGTCCACATTACCGTGCTTTGA